The nucleotide sequence atacataaaaaaacagcatttttctttTGTGAACATGTTTTTCAACCACAAAACACAATAAAGTGCAATGCATAATTCAAAATGCGTAAATATCTTGAAAAACTTATATGGAAAATTCCTTCATGTTTACACAGTATTTAATGGACTTTTTAACATCATAAGAgcctatctaaaaaaaaacataattttttaagtatGGTGATTTGATTCCTATCAACCTTATTTTGCAAAGCGGCAGCTGTTTACTTTGAAGGTGTGAGATTTCCAATTCATTAACTGCTCTAGATTAATAACTAGAAATGTAACAAATCCAGTAAATAGTGTAAGTAACTGTACTACAAACTGTGCTAAtgattagaataaaaaaatataaattatataataaataccaAGCTCAGTCATGAAACTCTTCCATGCTGCTGGCTGGCTGTCTCGTCACCGGTTCTTCAGCAAATCTATGCTGTTTTCTATTAAGCTCAACTTTATATTCATATGAAGCTCAGTCATGTCCCTAGCCCTCCtcctccccagcaccacctgtctagatctgctaaggggttctcttttatcatataattTTGGGGTTCAGGAGACCATGTCTTCGTACTTTGTTCTGCAGCATGTTTTCCTCTCTGTATTTCCTttggttcaaaaaaaaaaaaaaatgtatttttacatttatatttacatttatattgctCAATATTAAAATTTGTGTTACAAACTACTGACTGAAAACCATGTCATGACTGAAATACTAGTTTGCAAAATCAAGCAAcataacaaactaaaaataactgGAAGCGAATGACACCGGAAGTCTCGCACACTTACAAATATCTGCACACGCTCTACATTTATAAAGAGGTGGATACATTGAATGTAAGATCCTACATGTGGGTGCTCATTGAAGTGAGCAGTCAGGCCAAAACACATGCTTGGCACATGTCTCTCATTTCACACAACCGATCGAGATGGAATGCTTTTTATTTGCTCATCCCCAAATGTTTGAGGTCACAAGGTGGGCGAGTGCATGTTCTTTCAGTACACGAGGCTGCCAGACCACTGCATACCAAAGCTGATCGGCTAAGGAAAAGCGTTAGTGACACAAACATGTGCATCCAGAGCTGTCATTAGGATGAAAGCAGCAATATTCCTTTAACAATTCAAACTATCATTACCGTCCTGACAtgtcattttgaaattatttgaatAGATTGAGACAGTCATGCTGTCTCACCTCAGGGCTCTTCTGGTCTGGCACAAATGGTGCTATATTGAGAGACCTCATGTGCTATATGAGATATCTAGCTGCCACCTTTGGCACATAGTGGACAGATGCAGATATAGATGCATAGCCTTGAGAAAAGCCTGACCTCAGATGACTGCCTTCGGTGTTAACCTCCATTGACCATGGGAATAAATCCATGCATTGTTTAGAGAGCCATTGTGGTCTGTCAGATGTTGTTTCTCTAAAACAAAAGGGTGAACTCACAGTAAATAAGTCTCATTTGTAAGTCTGCTTTGAATCAGCAATGATCAATAGCCTAGTTTTGAATCAACCAGGGTGAGGTGAAACTAAAACAAGATTGAAGGGATTTTAAACTCTGGAGGCAAATAGTTTACATTAGCAGAGGTCCTCACAATTGAGAGCAGTTTACAAGTGGTTTCATTTTCTGATTAGACATATGTGTCATGGGAATGTTTTAGGTGATAAAGTCggcatgaaataaaaattcatCCTAAACGCATGTttttgatcttattgtgaacaattcatcaaTTCTTAATCAAAATGACTTCATCTTCTGGTGACAGATTCTCCAATCATTGTTTCCACTTAAACTCCACCCCTTTCTTACAATCAACTACAAGTTTACAGAACTTCAGAATCTGCCTCCTTCTAATCACCCGCTGCGCTGAAACAAGACTCCACCCTACATTTTTCTTTGTCAGTAATCTGTTTCCCTCAGatgtggaagcttgtttctgccatagATAAAAAATGGTAATTAattgataatttatttttttaattatgaattgtTTAAACACACAATTGAGAGAAAAAATGCTTGTGAAAAAATTGTGAGCTAAAATGTTGTAATTACTTTCTTTGTCTTTTACTCCTTGGTGGATCAAAATTGAGATGCAAACTCAGAATTCATAGGGGAAAAAAGTCAAACTGCATTATGTCAACAATTCTGATATAATTGTGAGAAGTAAACAGAATTAGGTCACTAGAaatttttttgagtttttatctcacaattctgcatTTTTGTCTTCAGAAATGCTAGTTTGATTAATAGCAATTCtgagcaagaaaaaaaacatgtcgTAATACAGGAGAAAAGCTACTTCCATTTCATTGCGACTTTAAACTGCATGtagatttgaaaaaaaagaaaagaaaaatagagagTAGCAATTCAACAAGTGATTTAGCAACTGTATTTCACACTTTTCACACAACAATTGTCCATTTTTGGCGAGTCTGGGTTatctttcaatttcaattttgttTTCCTCCACATGGAGCAACAGTACAAGAAAAAAGGTTTCTTAACTTTTTAAGTGCTATTTTTTACTTCAGCAacactgaacttttattttgtagataattaaaatcagtaatattctAGTTTTTTATCAAACCAAGCATTTTGGCATTGTCAAATGCTCATTTTATATCTAGCCAACAAAGCcttttattttgtacatacaGTAATAGTTAGATGTCAGAATGCTACAAATCACCAACCTAATAATAAGTAAAGAGTAATAATAAGGTTCACGTTGTGACATATTGTGACCGTTGTATTTGTGACACTGCTCCAGTTCTGACATTTCATCCCATCAAGTTCCTAGCATGGTTTGGATGGGTTGCTACAGGCTGGCGAAATTGTTTCTGTCCTGAGGTGACCCACATGATGTTATTTTCAGTCTAAACATATTTAGCTCTTACCCATGGAGCTCATTCTACTTGGCAGTAGAATTTCTTGCTCATTGGCAGTTTCTTCGTCCTAATAACTGAGGACCTTTTTGTCACTGCAGTAGATAAAAAGAGTGTAGAATTTACCCAATATTGTAATGCCCTTTTTTGATAGTCACCAtccaatttttactaattatttgCACTAAATTTTCAAAGGAAAATACTTTTGCAAACTATGGAATGGTGCTTATGCAATGTCATTTAATCCTATCATAAGCCTTGAGTCTTGAGTAACTCCACATTCTCCTATGAATTTCCTCTGATATGAAATACTACTTTAATCTGTTTTAAGGAAAGAACTTTGATCTTAAAGAGCTCAAAGTTTCACTTGACTGTTGAATGAAAGTGTCACCTTGGGTAGTTTTAAGAGCATGACATAAGCAAAATGTCACACGGATCTGACAAGCATCTGAATTCTGCCCTTTCAATCTTGGCAACAACATTCATGCTTTGAAAGAACTATCCCCTAAATGCATTTCAAGATGCAAGGTGACTTCACCAAATAACATTTCATAAACCTATCTAAACATGCCAAAATGAGATCCAGCAATAATACAAACTTGTGATATGAGATGACCACTGAAAACAAAGATATTCTAAACAAAAAAACCTGACCCGTCTTTCTTCTGTAAGACACAAAAGGAAATAATTTACTGAATATCAGGGCGGGTGATTTTAATACAATGGAAGACCATTGTGACTCATTTTAGCATTTAATAAAGCACCCAAGAGTGTAAGCAAACGTTTCCACAAAGCTAGCCATATAATTTCCAAGGTAAATTTACCATGAGTCACAATTTTCCAAGTAAAGTTAACCATGAACTTATATTGAATTCATCCAACCAGATATTCATTcaattatctttttttgtgttctgcaAAAGAAAGAATGTCAGactgtaaataatgacaggatttttgACTTGCTTTAATGACAGTACAAAATTCATctgtaaaaaaagttttcttggAATGGAAGAAAAGTTAATctatttacaatttttaaaaaaaagaagaaaaaaaagatatcacCCAAAAACGTATgctgttgcatttttattaaaaaccaatgtaatgttcactgtgaatgGCTAATTATTAGTTATTTGCTTATAAGGTTCTGTCTATTTAAGACACTGTCacttctttcctttcctttggaATCCTGAGTAGAAATGTCCACACAGATCCATTCCTGGGAAAACCCTTCATCTGCTTGCAAGGTTTCCACATGTTACCTGAGATGGCGTACTCCAGAGTCATGGTGCGGTTCAGTGTGAACACAGAGTCCCCTGTCACTACAGCAGTGAACAGTGCCCCTTTGCTGTTCCCATAGTGCCCAGCCATTGACGTCCACTGTCCAGTGGTGATGTTGTAGCAGTCCATCAAACAGCGCAGGAAATCGTCTTGGGGTCCATTGCGTATGATGTAGAGGTTGTCCCTGTGGGCCACCATGCAGTGTCCGTAGCTCTGCTGCTTCAGAAGTGTACTCACCAGAACCCACACATCATGGTTTGGGATGTATTCGTAGATTTCGTTAGTCTCCATTGGCTTCCATAGACACACAAAAATTCGGCTCATAGCTTTGGTGCATGCGACCCCAGCGACCGGTCGAGGTAAAGGTGCTGCAAAGCTCCACTGCTTTGTGGGAACATTATATTTCTCAACCGAGGACATGGTGGTTCTTCCAGACTCTCCTCCAATAGCGTAGAGGCAACCTTCTATCCCAATTAGGGTGAAGTTGTACCGTGGCTGTCTGGGACCTGGCAGCAAACTCCAGGTGTTGGTGACAACATCATAGCAAAAGCTAGCATCGACAGGTATCTTTTCAACACCGTGCACACCTCCAACAACGTAGAGTCGGTTGTCCAAAACAGTCAAACCAGCCAGAGAGGTGCTGGCTTCCATTGGCAAGGCAGTGAGGACCTTCCAATCTTCGTCATCCTCATCAAGGTAACATACTGTCCTTGTGGCGGCAAGAGGAAGCTCATCCACAGAGCATGTGGAGTGTGAACCCACTGCCACAAATGCACTAGGAGCCAGAGACTCCACATGTTTAATCAGCTCCTGAGGAAGTTTGTTCAAGTCCTCTTTCATGTCACGATACATATTGCGGATGAACTGTGCCGAACTCTCACAGAGCTCCAATAAGCCATAGGTGGCCGAGGCTTGGTACATGAGCAGGCAGTTGTCGGAGTTGAGAAGATCCTGAAGATGCCTTGCAAGAGGTTCAGCCTGGAAGAAAGCAGCACATTCAATGGCTTCCAAAATGTCCTCGCCATTCAGAATAGGTCTCTCACCATTGGCCACAGCCAGCATGATTATGAACCCTTGGGCTTTGAGGTTCCTCACGTGAATCTCTTCTTGATGGCACTCTACCATCCCCGATCTGTAAAGTGCCCTGAAGTATTCACATTCTCTTAGCAGTAGAGACTTGTTTGTTTCAAAGACACTGTCTCCAACTCTTACCTTGACAGTATCCATGTCTAGCAGCCTGCTTGATCATTGGTCCTGTGCTGTTTGTTTATCGATACTCAGTTGTTTAAAACACAAGATATTCAGTTTTAACGGTGAGCAATTGTCTAAAAAATCTCCAAAAAACTCTAACCTTACCCTGGCATTTACACTGAAATGTCCCTCGCTTGTCAGTTAACAAAACTGTCCTCCCTCCAGCTGGCACATGATGTGCCGGGCTCCGGTTTTGTTACTAAGATAGCACTGCCTATAGATAGCAGCAGTGTCTCATGACAGACATTACAGAAATGAGCAGTGGCTTGAGCGAGGAATAACATACGTATTCATGACACTTTTAAGGTCAATGATATGACTTACACTACATCTGTGATTAATTGTGCTGATTGGTTGTTTTGTTCTTGCTGGCGGCAGTGTGATTGTATCCAACAATTCAGTTAACTCAAGCTGCTAGATTCTATGAGTTTTTATATTGACTGATTTTAGAAGTGCTTGCTAAGACTAGAATGATACCTCAAACTGTGTTGCTTGCAATTGGATATtttaaggtatagttcaccctaaaataaatttgctgttattttactaatcctcaggccatccaagatgtaggagACTTTTTTCTTCGGTAAAAAAGAACAGGATTTTTCACTGAAActgtggtccttggtgattctTAAAATGCAAGTCAACGGCTGCCtgtttttaagaatttaaaaaagCGTATAAAGGAACACAAAACTGTAGCTCCTTACAAattattgaggtcttatgaagtgaaacgatctgtctgtgcaagaaactgaacattatttacaactgTTATTTGCAACCATCCTTTTCAAAACATAGGATGGAcatcaaaagaaatgtaaatCTCAACATAAATCTCACTGATTTATGCTGAAGGTTAAAGTCAGTGGTGTGCCATATCAAGGGAATATAATGACATAAGTGTACATCCACACATTTTATACAAATTTTGGTAAAGTGTATAAAAATGCTGGATGTAAACAACAAGATGCACATAAAATTCCAAAATGCACAAACACTTTTTAAAGTGGACTaagaaaagatgaaaagaaaacacaGTTCGTTGAGGGCTGAATGAGTTTGAAACTGTATTATCAAGCAAGTGGTTTCAATTTGCAGCTGGTTTCAACATAGATAGCTCGCCATTTAAATAAAACCACATCTGAGCCATATACAGAGTCCAAGGAAACAATTCCCATGGCTTGTGTTGACATGCCCCAAGGAAGAGAGGGTTGGATTGAGCAGCAGCTCATTATTAATTAAAGAGTCATGCACTGAAATGAGTAGCTGTGAACAGAGCtatttttgacaaggtaaaaagggtgttgttttacatgaCAATTGAGGAATTTTAAACAAAGTATGTTACAGATATTTCATGAAGACCATGAAGAATCAAAACAACTTGTGGGAAATAGACATTCAATACCCCCTTTCAATTCAGCCATGTAAACTTAACAAATTTACCAAATAAATTCCTTGATGCACATCAAAGGAGTcatgtgacttgactttgcctcAGCAAGCTTTGTGACTGAAGCATTTACTCTACTACGATTGGCTACTACTGTACGGAGCCCGAGACAGTCAGCACAATTTAAGTAAATTGCAAACACTATTTAGTAATTCGTTAACTCATTTAAGAACATTCGTAAATATAGGAGTAAATTCTGAGTAATTTGCCTGTAAAAAGGACCTTCCCCAAACTGTCCTCCGGATTCACAAATGCTTCGTACTAGTCACATTTGATAATTAAACGTGTATGTTAATGTATTCCAGCCGTTAGCTCATTCACACTTAGCATTATCCCCACCGATGAATTACAGCTACATAAATTGCGTGTCCAGGAATGCAGTGGAATATTCCGGTCTACTTTCTCAGGTTTGGCTCCAGTATATTGCataaat is from Carassius auratus strain Wakin chromosome 25, ASM336829v1, whole genome shotgun sequence and encodes:
- the kbtbd13b gene encoding kelch repeat and BTB domain-containing protein 13 gives rise to the protein MDTVKVRVGDSVFETNKSLLLRECEYFRALYRSGMVECHQEEIHVRNLKAQGFIIMLAVANGERPILNGEDILEAIECAAFFQAEPLARHLQDLLNSDNCLLMYQASATYGLLELCESSAQFIRNMYRDMKEDLNKLPQELIKHVESLAPSAFVAVGSHSTCSVDELPLAATRTVCYLDEDDEDWKVLTALPMEASTSLAGLTVLDNRLYVVGGVHGVEKIPVDASFCYDVVTNTWSLLPGPRQPRYNFTLIGIEGCLYAIGGESGRTTMSSVEKYNVPTKQWSFAAPLPRPVAGVACTKAMSRIFVCLWKPMETNEIYEYIPNHDVWVLVSTLLKQQSYGHCMVAHRDNLYIIRNGPQDDFLRCLMDCYNITTGQWTSMAGHYGNSKGALFTAVVTGDSVFTLNRTMTLEYAISGNMWKPCKQMKGFPRNGSVWTFLLRIPKERKEVTVS